Proteins found in one Panicum hallii strain FIL2 chromosome 4, PHallii_v3.1, whole genome shotgun sequence genomic segment:
- the LOC112890506 gene encoding uncharacterized protein LOC112890506: protein MALEGNNHVGKPPFFDGNNYDYWKTRMTAHLKAMGRKIWKIVIEGYVILDDKNMTRQDEENELLNDQAVNVLYGALDIGEFNRVKGLESAHGIWEKLKEIHEGSNTVKEAKLYIFKGKFSEFAMNKDEDVPTMFNRLNDTVNELKCLGFIVPDEEFSQKFLRSLPEKYDTIVTLLVRSRLKTMTPTQILGEVITLDLFKKSQVEAQANELDKKSIALKAKASKEESDDEDDEESDEEMALFVRRFRRMMSKRKFNKKGQSSKKNPFEDRKCYEYREPGHIAINCPSKKNKNYGKKKIEDKKKKYFKKEKNRQAYFVEWDSDESSDDKDGKPSSALAGIAIKEAPSLFSKHHCLMAKGESKVTNDEASDDEEDSLSYDDLVRMISESDDVLHKKSDKIVEWKRKYSSLLDSYEELKTSHENLKKSHEELQASNEFLKKSNEKLKEAHVTLVAHETVKEKVVSCAKCDELKYASCCPSTSNFSCTTSISSCTSDASLILENESLKKEVDCLSKDLAK, encoded by the coding sequence ATGGCTCTAGAGGGAAATAATCATGTGGGGAAACCTCCATTCTTTGATGGgaacaattatgattattggaagactaggatgACGGCTCATCTTAAGGCAATGGGAAGGAAAATATGGAAAATTGTGATTGAAGGTTATGTGATCTTAGATGATAAGAACATGACTAGGCAAGATGAGGAGAATGAGCTATTAAATGATCAAGCTGTAAATGTGTTGTACGGTGCTCTTGATATTGGGGAATTTAACCGAGTCAAAGGACTTGAAAGTGCTCATGGGATATGGGAGAAACTcaaggaaattcatgaaggcTCAAACACCGTCAAAGAGGCAAAATTGTACATCTTTAAGGGGAAGTTTAGTGAGTTTGCTATGAATAAAGATGAAGATGTGCCTACAATGTTCAACCGGTTAAATGATACCGTGAATGAGCTCAAGTGCCTTGGGTTCATTGTTCCGGATGAAGAATTTTCTCAAAAATTCCTAAGATCTCTCCCGGAGAAGTATGACACAATCGTCACATTGCTTGTGAGATCCAGATTGAAGACCATGACACCCACACAAATACTTGGGGAAGTGATCACTCTTGACTTATTCAAGAAGTCTCAAGTTGAAGCTCAAGCCAATGAACTGGATAAGAAAAGCATTGCACTAAAAGCCAAAGCTTCAAAGGAAGAaagtgatgatgaagatgatgaagaatcggatgaagagatggcaCTCTTTGTAAGGAGGTTTAGAAGAATGATGTCAAAGAGAAAATTCAACAAGAAGGGCCAATCTTCAAAGAAAAATCCCTTTGAAGATAGAAAGTGCTATGAGTATAGAGAACCCGGGCACATTGCAATTAATTGCCCAAGCAAGAAAAACAAAAATTATGGTAAGAAGAAGATTGAGGACAAAAAGAAGAAATacttcaagaaagagaagaataGACAAGCCTATTTTGTGGAATGGGATTCCGATGAGAGCTCCGATGATAAAGATGGCAAGCCATCAAGTGCTCTTGCCGGGATTGCTATCAAAGAAGCTCCATCTCTCTTCTCCAAACATCATTGCCTCATGGCCAAAGGTGAATCTAAGGTAACTAATGATGAAGCtagtgatgatgaagaagacTCACTTTCTTATGATGATCTTGTAAGGATGATTAGTGAGTCCGACGATGTCTTGCACAAAAAGAGTGACAAAATTGTGGAATGGAAGAGAAAATACTCCTCTCTTCTAGATTCGtatgaggagctaaagacttcTCATGAAAACCTTAAGAAGTCACATGAGGAGCTCCAAGCTTCGAATGAGTTTCTTAAGAAAAGTAATGAGAAGCTTAAGGAAGCTCATGTCACTCTAGTTGCGCATGAGACCGTCAAGGAAAAAGTAGTTTCTTGTGCAAAATGTGATGAATTAAAATATGCTTCATGTTGTCCTAGTACATCTAACTTCTCTTGTACCACAAGTATTAGTTCTTGCACAAGTGATGCATCTCTTATCTTGGAGAATGAATCTTTGAAGAAGGAAGTTGATTGTTTGTCCAAGGATCTAGCTAAATAG